In Nitrosopumilaceae archaeon, the following proteins share a genomic window:
- a CDS encoding malic enzyme-like NAD(P)-binding protein — translation MLSPKVTARKAIALHKKLKGRILLGNKTHKLNLKEIQLIYTPGVAAVSEVIFHHPDQKYILTSKRNNVAIVTDGTRILGLGNIGPYAALPVMEGKAVLYRQFGGITAFPLCLNTTKKDQIIKTIQAIEPAFGAINLEDIESPKVMEIAEELERKIAIPVFHDDRHGTSVVALAALFNSLKLVKKQISSIKIVIAGAGSAGFGIASLLKFAGCKNIIVVDSVGAIYKGRAKNMNKYKKIIACSTNFKKEKGAFIEIIKNADVFIGVSGVKNMLTSSMIKTMNRDPIVFALTNPEPEVDPLIAKKAGVKIIATGSYRFHNRVNNALVFPYLMRAILDQKIQKISLGMLLATARAIANTVIKKELHYTHIIPDVGDKILQKNITLALKKFYKK, via the coding sequence ATGTTATCACCAAAAGTCACTGCAAGAAAAGCCATAGCATTACACAAGAAACTAAAAGGCAGAATTTTACTTGGAAATAAAACTCATAAATTAAATCTAAAAGAAATACAGTTGATTTACACTCCAGGAGTTGCAGCTGTAAGCGAGGTAATTTTCCATCATCCAGACCAGAAATATATCCTCACATCAAAACGAAACAATGTTGCCATAGTAACTGACGGAACAAGAATTCTAGGATTAGGAAACATTGGTCCTTATGCAGCACTTCCAGTAATGGAGGGAAAGGCTGTACTGTATAGACAGTTTGGCGGCATTACTGCTTTTCCGTTATGTCTTAACACAACTAAAAAAGATCAAATCATTAAAACAATTCAAGCAATAGAGCCAGCTTTTGGTGCAATAAACCTTGAAGATATAGAATCTCCCAAAGTCATGGAAATTGCAGAAGAGCTTGAAAGAAAAATTGCCATTCCAGTATTTCATGACGACCGACACGGAACGTCAGTTGTCGCCTTGGCTGCATTGTTTAACTCATTAAAACTAGTCAAAAAACAAATTTCCTCAATCAAAATAGTAATAGCTGGAGCTGGTTCTGCAGGTTTTGGTATTGCAAGTCTACTCAAATTTGCTGGTTGCAAAAACATCATTGTGGTAGATTCAGTTGGTGCAATATACAAAGGAAGAGCTAAAAACATGAACAAATACAAAAAAATTATTGCATGTTCGACTAATTTCAAAAAAGAAAAGGGGGCATTTATAGAAATCATAAAAAATGCAGATGTATTCATTGGTGTATCAGGAGTCAAAAATATGCTGACATCTAGTATGATCAAAACTATGAATCGAGATCCAATAGTTTTTGCCCTTACAAATCCAGAACCTGAGGTTGATCCTTTGATTGCAAAAAAAGCCGGTGTAAAAATTATTGCTACAGGAAGCTACAGGTTTCATAATAGAGTAAACAACGCACTAGTATTCCCATACTTGATGAGGGCAATCTTGGATCAAAAAATACAAAAGATAAGCCTTGGCATGCTTTTGGCAACTGCAAGGGCTATAGCAAACACGGTTATCAAGAAAGAATTACACTACACTCACATTATACCTGATGTTGGAGACAAAATACTTCAAAAAAACATAACTTTGGCATTAAAAAAATTCTATAAAAAATGA
- a CDS encoding adenylate/guanylate cyclase domain-containing protein, giving the protein MKHKDNNKKLQKMTNVAEVLGLLDETHKDKEWLIQEIKRHKLKMSLKTTMNSFQILQDCPEGFISHLLRVLKHSDFDPTVNIPVLVKTFHWFFTDIVGSSDPTILTKDQARNVWVLNELIGKTDTFIRRNLESDVMNITGDGMVIGFNDAPEKPLHLAIELHKSLSKYNQSKKSKNKLKIRIGIDTGPVYLIKDLTGKENFWGPGIIMARRVMDLARPMQILTSGRIAADIRKLTSKNKSIMHHVGEYKIKHGEKLTIFNVYGEGFGNRLPPLNPIAAVTATDPNPTKFLFPKVELRLDITDPKTMMCHHTWLWNVINITNEPTDQVSYYLEGDTPRDFADLNVVIKDENNKKIKITSLNVNRPERKEFIVKLNKPIKPNQKSVLKLEYDWEEPERKFFYTLSTDCKKFKYEFIIPKSIEIAPRVLRVDPATRYKTYASPPEIKYLRDRTEIRWQTSNVRAYEGYQFEW; this is encoded by the coding sequence TTGAAACACAAAGACAATAATAAAAAACTCCAAAAAATGACAAATGTTGCAGAGGTTTTAGGATTACTTGATGAAACTCATAAGGATAAGGAATGGTTGATTCAGGAGATCAAACGACATAAGTTAAAAATGTCCTTAAAAACTACCATGAATAGTTTTCAAATTCTGCAAGATTGTCCAGAAGGTTTTATTTCCCATTTATTGCGAGTTCTAAAACATAGTGATTTTGATCCTACAGTGAATATTCCAGTCTTGGTAAAAACATTTCATTGGTTCTTTACTGATATAGTGGGAAGCTCTGATCCAACCATCCTAACTAAAGATCAAGCACGAAATGTATGGGTACTAAATGAATTGATAGGAAAGACGGACACGTTCATCAGAAGGAACCTTGAATCAGATGTCATGAATATAACTGGAGATGGAATGGTCATAGGATTTAATGATGCGCCTGAAAAACCACTTCACCTTGCAATTGAACTACACAAATCACTATCCAAATATAATCAATCCAAAAAAAGTAAAAACAAATTAAAAATAAGGATAGGAATTGATACAGGTCCAGTTTATCTCATAAAGGATCTGACAGGAAAAGAAAACTTTTGGGGACCTGGAATAATTATGGCAAGAAGAGTCATGGATTTGGCTAGACCTATGCAAATATTGACTTCTGGAAGAATTGCGGCAGATATCAGAAAATTAACGTCTAAAAATAAATCAATTATGCACCATGTTGGAGAATACAAAATAAAACATGGGGAAAAACTTACAATATTCAATGTATATGGTGAAGGTTTTGGAAATAGGCTTCCACCACTCAATCCAATAGCCGCTGTAACTGCGACAGATCCAAATCCCACAAAATTCTTGTTTCCCAAAGTTGAATTAAGACTGGATATAACAGATCCAAAAACCATGATGTGTCACCATACTTGGCTTTGGAATGTAATTAACATTACAAATGAACCAACTGATCAAGTATCATATTATCTTGAGGGAGACACTCCAAGAGATTTTGCCGATTTGAATGTAGTTATAAAAGATGAAAATAATAAAAAAATCAAAATTACAAGTCTTAATGTAAATCGACCAGAGCGTAAAGAATTCATTGTCAAGCTAAACAAACCTATAAAACCCAATCAAAAAAGTGTATTAAAATTAGAATATGATTGGGAAGAGCCTGAAAGAAAATTCTTTTACACATTATCGACTGATTGTAAGAAATTCAAATACGAGTTTATCATTCCCAAGAGTATAGAGATCGCACCGCGTGTTCTTAGAGTGGATCCAGCAACGAGATATAAAACATATGCCTCACCTCCAGAAATCAAATATCTTAGAGATAGAACTGAGATAAGGTGGCAGACTTCTAACGTGCGTGCATATGAGGGATATCAGTTTGAATGGTGA
- a CDS encoding adenylate/guanylate cyclase domain-containing protein, whose amino-acid sequence MNNLSNSQIEEHLNSTNSHLYRLLRDTLYDEVTFAGNYKSCCVGIVDAVNSTNTTSKLVNGKLCRYYSIFLNAMSVIVKEFGGIVIKNIGDSLLYYFPKTSDGISKSAFTDTLECSMAMIESHDIINQKMHEESLPTVDYRVSIDYGNVMIAKSSNSLNEDIFGSTVNLCAKMNSKAMPNSIVVGGDLHQIIKNLERYNFNLVTGYSSGLKLDYPIYSIVRSKTKKWF is encoded by the coding sequence ATGAATAATTTATCTAACTCACAAATAGAAGAACATCTAAACAGTACAAATTCACACCTATACAGACTCTTAAGAGATACACTTTATGACGAAGTTACATTTGCAGGAAACTACAAAAGTTGTTGTGTTGGAATAGTAGATGCAGTTAATTCTACAAATACGACATCAAAACTGGTTAATGGAAAATTGTGTAGATATTACAGTATTTTTCTTAATGCAATGTCAGTAATTGTGAAAGAGTTTGGCGGAATCGTAATCAAAAACATAGGTGATAGTCTTTTGTATTATTTCCCAAAAACTTCAGATGGAATAAGCAAGTCGGCTTTCACAGATACTTTGGAATGTAGTATGGCAATGATAGAATCACATGATATAATCAATCAAAAAATGCATGAAGAAAGCCTTCCTACTGTAGATTACAGAGTAAGTATAGATTATGGAAATGTAATGATAGCAAAGTCATCAAATTCATTAAATGAAGATATTTTTGGTTCAACTGTAAACCTTTGTGCAAAGATGAATTCAAAGGCAATGCCTAACAGTATTGTTGTAGGTGGAGATTTGCATCAAATCATAAAAAATTTAGAGAGATATAATTTTAATTTAGTAACAGGATATTCTTCAGGATTGAAACTTGATTATCCTATCTACTCTATTGTGCGTAGTAAAACTAAAAAATGGTTTTAA
- a CDS encoding MEDS domain-containing protein produces MSDLTPIPFKYVDSLEPKQHIALFYEESEYARLIEFRFIKHGLEIGEHCVYATEEDSGSIVLKMLNYGILLRYFQSRQLKVYQIHRTCGGRDEIMKSCKRDVDMILSDLIPPFRIVSRIVQDVSTTDGMSVELELECTTHDKFEDFGGSLICPYDLSGIESSKRKQWMEELRTNHHAVIYAPRFGEGGVFCAL; encoded by the coding sequence ATGTCTGACCTAACTCCAATACCTTTCAAATATGTCGACTCACTTGAGCCTAAGCAACACATTGCATTATTCTATGAAGAGTCCGAATATGCAAGATTGATAGAGTTTCGATTTATAAAACATGGGTTAGAAATTGGCGAGCATTGTGTATATGCAACAGAAGAAGACTCTGGCTCTATAGTGCTTAAGATGCTAAACTATGGAATACTGTTGAGATACTTTCAGAGTAGACAATTGAAGGTTTATCAAATTCATCGTACTTGTGGCGGCCGTGATGAAATAATGAAAAGCTGTAAAAGAGACGTTGATATGATTTTGTCCGATCTAATTCCGCCCTTTAGGATAGTCTCAAGAATAGTGCAAGATGTCAGTACTACTGATGGAATGTCAGTTGAATTGGAGCTTGAATGTACCACACATGACAAGTTTGAAGATTTTGGAGGCTCTCTGATATGTCCATATGACCTATCCGGAATAGAATCTAGCAAACGGAAACAATGGATGGAAGAGCTTAGGACAAACCATCATGCAGTAATTTATGCCCCAAGATTTGGAGAGGGCGGAGTTTTTTGTGCTTTATGA
- a CDS encoding transcriptional regulator, which yields MENNYENAAEDFLELASEQRLNIIFNLLLKKTKISNMAKELGATVQEVHRNFERLSDAGLIKKDKDGYYDLTTYGKTICTQVPSLLFLSKNRKYFENHDFGDIPMKFIQRIGALSEGQHVKGFVKVLEQWKSIYKNADDYIYQIFTEVPLDLIEPLLNKVKHGIKLNYIFSEFVIIPKGRKELLAKLGMKSLLEKGLVERKMKKNVSVVIVLNEKEACVVFPTLDEDADMREMFYSKDQLFHEWCLDYFRYCWYGSGVFQEGKLKE from the coding sequence ATGGAAAATAATTATGAAAATGCAGCAGAAGATTTTTTAGAACTAGCAAGCGAACAAAGATTAAACATAATCTTTAACCTTCTTTTGAAAAAAACAAAGATCTCCAACATGGCAAAGGAATTGGGTGCAACAGTTCAAGAAGTCCATAGAAATTTTGAACGACTATCTGATGCAGGCTTGATAAAGAAGGACAAGGATGGATATTATGATCTCACTACTTACGGTAAAACTATCTGTACTCAAGTGCCTTCGTTACTTTTCTTGTCCAAAAATAGAAAATATTTTGAAAATCATGATTTTGGAGATATTCCAATGAAGTTCATTCAGAGAATTGGGGCATTATCTGAAGGTCAACATGTGAAGGGCTTTGTCAAAGTACTGGAACAATGGAAATCCATATACAAAAATGCTGATGATTACATTTATCAAATTTTTACTGAGGTGCCTCTTGATCTAATCGAACCGCTTCTTAACAAAGTAAAACACGGTATAAAACTAAATTATATTTTCTCAGAATTTGTTATCATACCAAAGGGAAGAAAAGAACTTTTGGCTAAACTTGGCATGAAAAGCCTCTTAGAGAAAGGTTTGGTTGAAAGAAAAATGAAAAAAAATGTTAGTGTGGTAATTGTTTTAAATGAAAAAGAAGCATGTGTTGTCTTTCCTACACTTGATGAGGACGCAGATATGCGAGAAATGTTCTACAGCAAAGATCAGCTTTTTCATGAATGGTGCTTAGATTATTTTAGATACTGTTGGTATGGCTCAGGTGTTTTTCAAGAGGGAAAACTCAAAGAATAG
- a CDS encoding transcriptional regulator has protein sequence MNYDYEKFADDFLELASQQRLGILLRLSDKKSKVSIIAKELGATVPEVYRNFERLVKSNLIVKESDGYYSITTYGKIICNQIPSLAFLSQNKKYFKDHGFGDLPQKFLQRAGALVDGQYVKGFVKVLEQWKNIYKNSDEYVCNILFEVPYDSDLLELLVKKVNKGVKVNSIFSESAIIPKDRKQLIEKLGFKKLIEQGLIERKMKENVQVVVVLNEKEACVMFPKVDGEVDVSEMFYSDNVFFHEWCFDYFKYCWSDSKVFQESKLKHE, from the coding sequence ATGAATTACGATTATGAAAAATTCGCAGACGATTTTTTAGAGTTGGCAAGTCAACAACGTCTTGGTATATTATTGAGACTTTCAGATAAAAAATCCAAAGTCTCTATAATTGCCAAAGAACTCGGTGCAACAGTTCCTGAAGTATATAGAAACTTTGAGCGTCTTGTAAAATCTAACCTAATTGTTAAAGAATCTGACGGTTACTATAGCATTACAACATATGGTAAAATTATATGTAATCAAATTCCATCATTAGCATTTTTGTCACAAAACAAGAAATACTTTAAGGATCATGGTTTTGGAGATCTTCCACAAAAATTCCTTCAAAGAGCTGGTGCGCTTGTAGATGGTCAATATGTCAAAGGATTTGTTAAAGTATTAGAGCAATGGAAGAACATTTATAAAAATTCTGATGAATATGTGTGCAATATTTTATTTGAGGTTCCGTATGACTCTGATTTGTTAGAACTTTTAGTAAAGAAGGTCAATAAAGGAGTAAAAGTGAACTCTATATTTTCAGAATCAGCTATAATTCCTAAAGATAGAAAACAACTCATAGAAAAGCTTGGTTTTAAAAAACTTATAGAACAAGGCCTTATTGAAAGAAAGATGAAAGAAAATGTACAAGTTGTTGTGGTTTTAAATGAAAAAGAAGCATGTGTGATGTTTCCTAAAGTTGATGGTGAAGTCGATGTGAGTGAAATGTTTTACAGCGATAATGTTTTTTTTCATGAATGGTGTTTTGATTATTTCAAATACTGTTGGAGTGATTCTAAAGTTTTTCAAGAAAGTAAATTAAAACATGAATAA
- a CDS encoding methyltransferase domain-containing protein has translation MHQFSLKYLRCVNCYGMLDIEILEQSYEIEEGFLICNNCNNTYPIISKIPILYSNFTSYFSNRTQLGGYLMTRAKNEKIKSFVKNSLGKIKNSNSDVTPIEKRWVATYKNSIKSKFYSHIKNSLDKFSKTDLALEHGCSIGYVTKYLAKKHDIVFGIDQSFFAILEAKQNNFKNLDFFVANSLNHPFGKNKFGLIVGLNLLELVEPQDLLNVLSKQASDVILISDPYDFERGTNSVKHTVDSKSLRSELEKRGFVIIQNTKKPKFLPWKLNINSRLDLHYKVDLIIAKNNKKRPRG, from the coding sequence ATGCATCAATTCAGCCTGAAATATCTACGATGTGTAAATTGTTATGGTATGCTAGATATAGAAATACTTGAACAATCGTATGAAATTGAAGAAGGTTTTCTTATTTGTAACAATTGTAACAACACATATCCAATAATTTCAAAAATTCCAATCCTGTATTCTAATTTCACATCGTATTTTTCTAATCGTACTCAATTGGGAGGATACCTGATGACTAGAGCAAAAAATGAAAAGATAAAATCATTTGTAAAAAATTCACTTGGAAAAATAAAGAATTCTAATTCAGATGTAACTCCTATAGAAAAACGATGGGTAGCTACATACAAAAATAGCATCAAGTCTAAATTTTACTCGCATATAAAAAATTCACTTGATAAATTTTCCAAAACTGACCTTGCATTAGAGCACGGTTGTTCAATAGGATATGTTACAAAATATCTGGCAAAAAAACATGATATTGTATTTGGAATAGATCAATCTTTTTTTGCCATATTAGAAGCAAAACAAAATAATTTTAAAAACCTTGATTTTTTTGTAGCCAACTCATTAAATCATCCTTTTGGTAAAAATAAATTTGGTTTAATTGTTGGACTAAATCTATTAGAACTTGTTGAACCGCAAGATCTGCTAAATGTTTTATCTAAACAAGCAAGTGATGTTATTTTGATTTCTGATCCATATGACTTTGAGAGAGGAACAAATTCTGTAAAACATACAGTTGATTCTAAATCTCTTAGATCTGAATTAGAAAAAAGAGGATTTGTCATTATTCAAAATACAAAAAAACCAAAGTTTCTGCCTTGGAAATTAAATATTAATTCACGTTTGGACCTTCACTATAAAGTAGATTTGATTATAGCAAAAAATAATAAAAAAAGACCACGTGGATAG
- a CDS encoding YbhB/YbcL family Raf kinase inhibitor-like protein — translation MGYGRIFGLVMLFTILTVSLFLTKSLAEEIQIPPWIKNNAKWWSEGQIGNNDFVNGIQYLIQAGMMKVPQTQSGYGSSQQIPSWIKNNAGLWANGTITDNDFVKGIQYLIQENIIQIKTDQVMVLSSSAFENNGTIPSVYTCDGPGISPSLEITNVPKNAQSLALIVEDPDAPRGTVTHWIVWNISPQKSQFTKGEKIDFPQGITVFGTTGYGGPCPPSGTHRYFFKLYALDTMLDLVDGSTKDMLVQAMNGHILEQATLMGKYSRT, via the coding sequence ATGGGATATGGAAGAATTTTTGGGCTTGTAATGTTGTTTACGATACTTACTGTATCGTTATTTTTAACCAAATCTCTTGCTGAAGAAATACAGATTCCACCGTGGATAAAAAACAACGCCAAGTGGTGGTCAGAAGGACAAATTGGGAACAATGATTTTGTTAACGGAATTCAATATTTGATACAAGCTGGAATGATGAAAGTTCCACAAACTCAATCAGGATATGGTTCTTCCCAGCAAATTCCAAGTTGGATTAAAAACAATGCTGGTTTGTGGGCAAATGGTACCATAACTGATAATGATTTTGTTAAAGGCATTCAGTATTTGATACAGGAAAATATCATACAAATTAAAACAGATCAAGTCATGGTTTTATCAAGTTCAGCATTTGAAAATAACGGAACCATTCCATCAGTTTACACCTGTGATGGGCCTGGTATCTCTCCGTCATTAGAAATAACTAATGTGCCAAAAAATGCACAAAGTCTTGCATTGATAGTGGAAGATCCAGATGCACCTAGGGGAACCGTGACCCACTGGATTGTTTGGAATATTTCTCCACAAAAATCTCAATTTACTAAAGGCGAAAAAATAGATTTTCCACAAGGAATCACGGTTTTTGGTACTACTGGTTATGGTGGACCATGTCCTCCATCTGGAACTCATAGATATTTTTTCAAATTATATGCACTAGATACTATGCTTGATCTTGTAGATGGTTCCACAAAAGATATGCTCGTACAAGCAATGAACGGCCACATTTTGGAACAAGCTACTTTAATGGGAAAATATTCTCGAACTTAG
- a CDS encoding Lrp/AsnC ligand binding domain-containing protein, giving the protein MLRNPEELEYESQQAYVMINCEDGAQEYVMEELKSIKCIKEISTTIGSYDIVTKIAVPSVEALRETIEFKIRRIQKVRTTTTIICEQSKSFPNSIEGEMCHV; this is encoded by the coding sequence ATGCTTAGAAATCCTGAAGAATTAGAGTATGAATCTCAGCAGGCATATGTGATGATTAACTGTGAGGATGGTGCACAGGAATACGTGATGGAGGAGCTAAAATCAATTAAATGCATCAAAGAGATATCAACCACGATTGGTTCATATGATATTGTTACAAAAATTGCGGTTCCATCAGTGGAGGCCTTGCGAGAAACTATTGAATTTAAGATTAGAAGAATCCAAAAAGTTCGTACAACTACAACAATAATCTGTGAGCAATCAAAATCATTTCCAAATTCAATAGAAGGAGAGATGTGTCATGTCTGA
- a CDS encoding EF-Tu/IF-2/RF-3 family GTPase: MKSINYTLLGDESIAKDFGKKGTSTDITIYDRKESDVVKTWTIPTGFPEKIQPLFQAINMGEYVIFYVTNLDKFTGEQIVALDVLKKTHGLLCHSYGVDRNKLLMMIKGTVVEQYKLVELDDLKKEADALQPVTKDGKTKISIDHCFDVKGVGTVILGKVTQGKTKTYDNLKLLPKGSDVVIKSIQMHDDPVDEAISPARVGLSVKGITSDDVQRGDLLCIPDSAQISQEITIDYLQNKFFKGELGENQMFLINIGLQIRPAKITSLKPMKLSLGKPAVFEKGDVCVILKPESQTIRIVGSGTIIQ, translated from the coding sequence ATGAAGTCAATTAACTATACATTACTTGGTGATGAATCAATTGCAAAAGATTTTGGCAAAAAGGGAACATCTACTGATATTACAATATATGATAGAAAAGAATCTGACGTTGTAAAAACTTGGACTATTCCTACTGGTTTTCCAGAAAAAATACAGCCACTTTTTCAGGCCATCAATATGGGCGAATATGTAATTTTTTATGTGACAAATCTTGATAAATTCACAGGAGAACAAATTGTTGCACTAGACGTTCTTAAAAAAACCCATGGTTTGTTATGTCACTCGTATGGAGTTGATAGAAACAAACTCCTTATGATGATCAAGGGTACTGTGGTAGAACAATACAAACTAGTTGAACTTGATGATCTAAAGAAAGAAGCAGATGCCTTGCAACCTGTAACAAAAGACGGCAAGACCAAAATTTCAATAGACCATTGCTTTGATGTCAAGGGAGTTGGAACTGTAATCTTGGGAAAAGTAACTCAAGGAAAGACAAAAACATACGATAACCTAAAACTCTTGCCTAAAGGCTCTGATGTTGTAATAAAATCTATACAAATGCATGATGACCCAGTAGATGAAGCAATTTCTCCGGCACGTGTTGGCCTTTCTGTAAAAGGAATTACTTCAGACGATGTTCAGAGGGGGGATTTATTATGTATACCTGACTCAGCTCAAATATCTCAAGAGATAACTATAGATTATTTGCAAAACAAATTTTTCAAAGGAGAACTAGGTGAGAACCAGATGTTTCTTATAAATATAGGATTACAAATTAGACCTGCAAAGATCACTTCACTAAAACCTATGAAATTATCATTAGGCAAACCTGCAGTATTTGAAAAGGGTGATGTCTGTGTTATTCTAAAACCGGAATCACAAACCATTCGTATTGTGGGTAGCGGAACCATTATTCAATAA